The DNA segment ATCCAAACCCTCTTTTCATAAACTTACCTCCTTCATTTGTATTGGTTTACCTCTATTCCATCGTAGAGCGATCCTTGGAATAAGTGCTCACCTCCTCCCCTCATTCATTCGAGTTAAGTGCGCTTCCACATTCTATATATAACAATATATTACATTTATTAACAGTTAAAAATGGCTGGATTTATGAACTTATGATCCTGAAGCCTGCTGAATAATAGGTGTAAATATGTAAAAAAACAAACTAGTCGCTCCTGCACCGTCTACAGCAAAAAAATGCAGCAACCTCAGATTTGTTCAGCCGTAGATGGCGAAATACTTCACAAAACAGTATTCCTTCTACTGGTATGGTTGAACTCCCCAAGCTATAATGAGTCAGGAATAGCGTCAGTTTTACGACCGCACAAGGGGGTGACTTGCATTTACAAGTTAAATAAAATAAGAACGAATGGCCAGTTATATGTAAAGCTGCTACTTGCCATTACTCTTTGCATCGTTGTATCCATCTTCGTAAGTTCTTTCATCTACTATTTTACGTTTATGCGTATTCTACAGAATGAAGCATTCGAGTCTGATCTCGCCAATCTTAGGCAAACAGGAAAAACCGTTGCCAATACAACGGAAAACGCTCAGACGGTCGCTTTTCAGATTTATCGGAACAACGCCATATCCAAGCTTCTGTATTACAATACTCCGAACCCGTTCGACACCCAAGCTGCCATGCTGGATCTGAATAACTACTTGGTAACCATGCCTTATATTCATTCCATCTATGTGTATAATCCGCTCTCAGAAACATATTATATTGCCAGTCGGAATGGACAAAAAGGCATCATCCATGAAAGCGAGCTCCAGGATCAGGACATGATCCAGATTTTGAGCAATTACGGTCAATACAAGCCGTTTACTCCGATCCCCCGGTATATGCATGCGAATAAGGAAACGGAGGAAATTGTAAGCATCTATACCTATCTTTGTTATGATGCTATTGGATTTAACCGGACAATTAACTCTGCTGTCATTGTTAATATATCGGCCTCCTGGATCAATCAAGGATTAGTCGGACAACAAGACAAAGATAAGTCGCGGACATTCTTAATTGACGATCGCCAGGCGATTCTTTCAGCGGAGGACTTAACCCCTGTCATGCTGAGCGCTTCGGAGCTACAGCTGATTGAGCGACTCGTCCTGAACAAAGATTCCGGCTACACTGTTGATCGATTTGATCATTCTAAATCCTTGATTACCTACACAGCCCCAAATCAGTATAACTGGCATTATGTCCGCATCACGCCTTACAGTGAAATTACGATGAAACTGAGAAACATGAAATTGAAAACGCTTCTAATTGCATGCCTAGTTGTAACCATAGGTGTATTCCTAGCCTGGCTCGTCTCGCGCTTCCTTTATGTTCCGATCCACAAAATTGAAAGTCAAATGAAATATCTTGAATCGGAAAAGCGTGACAGCAGTTATACGCTAAGGCAGAATACATTGCGTAAATTGATTCAGATACAGGATTTCAATGTCCAAGCCCAAACGGGAAAGCTAAGAAGCATGGGCATTTCCTTCGATTTTACAAAGCCATACCGGTTGGCTTATTTACGTATTGATCGTTTTAAACAGTTAAAAGAAGAACAGCACAATGATCTGCTTACGTATAAATTTGCAATCATGAACATCGCAACGGAAATATGCTCGAGACAATACACCGTAGATTCCATCGATTTAGAGGATGATAGCATTCTAATGCTCATCAATACGTTTGAAGAATTCCCCTCCCCTTTTGAGACACATGAAATGATGCTCCGTGACATCCAGAACGCGTGTATGGAATATATACGCATAGGATTGACTATTGTCCTGACTCCAGTTACAGAGAATCCTCACGACCTTCATGCAATGTTCAAGCTTGTTAAAGAAGCAACCAGTCAACGCTTCTTCAAAGGATTAGGCTCGATCATCGAAGCGGTTCCACTCATGTCGAATAACAAATATTCCTTTCCTCTCGGGAAAGAGAAACGAATGTTGGAAGCATTAGCCGGAGGAAAAATGGAAGAAGCTAAAGCTCTGTTTGACGAAATTATGCAGGGGACCGTCGGCTATTCCTATCCGGTTGCTCATGGAGCAGCCTCACACCTCTCTGTAACACTAGATAATATGCTTACTGAGATTGAACGCAACAGCTCTATGCAGCTTGGATTAGGAGCTGATTTTACAATTCCGCGAATGGATCAGTACGAAACCCTTGTAGAACTGACAGAAGCATTCCATACATTCTTCGATCTGTTGAATTCGAAGCTGATTGCCAAACGGAACGGCAAGCACGAGGAGCTCATTCACAGAATTAATGATATGATCGAGGCGTACTATCACGATCCAAATTTCAGTCTGAACTATTTAGCCGATGAATTGAATTTGTCCACCTACCACATCAGCCGCGTCTATCGCCAGCATACCTTATCAACAATCGTCGAAATGATCAATCATACTCGAATTAAAAATGCCAAGGCGCTGCTAACGAGCTCTCGCCTCCCGATCTCCGAAATTGCAGCTCGGACTGGCTACACGAACAGTTCCTACTTTTATCGCATGTTTAAGAAGGTAACCGGCGTCACTCCTTCGGAATATCGCAATGCCAACCCGCCAACAGCAGAATAAAAAAAGCAAGCAAGCTGCTCCGTTAACCGGTAAACCGCTTGCTTGCTTTTTTAGCTTTTAACACGATCATTGAATTCCTTTTTCCTTGAGATATGCTATCCACTGCTCTTTGTATGCTTCTTGTACTTTCTCTAGCCCCGCCTGTTTGGCCTTATCCATGAAAGTGTGAAGGCCGGCTTCAACGTCTTTAATCTGGCCTGCCAGCAGCGGGAATAGATACTGCTTCTCCACTTGCTCAAGAGCCGCGCGCTCTGCTTGATATTCGGTATAGTCCTCCGCAAATCCAGTATAAATGTCGGGCTTTTGGATTTGGTCGAGCTCATCGAAAATCTTCTTAACCCCGTCATGACTAGGTTCGAACAACATGAACTCCGGGTTGCGCCATGCCCATCCATTCATGCCTTCCCGCAGAAATCCGTTGCTGTTCGCATCGCCGACCATTTTATAGTAGCCGTTTTCAGCGGTATAGTTCACACCTTCCACGCCATATTGAGTCAGAAGATTATAGCGCTCGTCTAAGACCATCTTTTCATAAAACGCCAGCGCACGTTCCGGGTTCTTACTGCTCTTCGGAATTGCAAAACCATTGTGAATAGGATGTACAGGAGTTGCATAGCCGTTCGACATTCCGAATGGCGTATAGCCAAGCTCCCATTCTGGATGAAGGGATTTCATCTTGCTTAACGTTTGATTGTAACGTGTTGGATTATCGCTTAGAATAGCCGCTGCAGTGCCGTTTGCGATTTTATCTTGGATCGATTCAGTCTCATTCAGTTCGTTTTTAGAGAAGTAGCCTTTGTCTGCCCAGCTTTTGAATTTTTGCAGATCTTCAAGATGCTCCAACGAACCCCAATAAGATACGACTTCACCTGGCGCATGGTAAGAAGCGAATACACCATAGGGCATCGGTCCAACTTCTTGCCGCTGGAAATCCAGATAAGCATCCTGCAAGGTCGCATCCACAGCAGCGCCGATGGCAACAGGCTGCAATTTAGGTTCGTTATGTTTTATTCCCTCTAGATATGCTTCAAATGTCGGAATGTCCACGGGTGTCGGCAAATTGTATTTTTTCCGCAGATCCTCCCGCCAAACAAAACCACCGGTCACATATTCCTTATAGGTAGACGGTACGGTGTAGATTTTGTCATCGATCCGAACGGCTTCCCACATCTCTTGAGGCACAAATTTTTGTAAGGCCGGTGCAGCCTTGGGCAGAAGATCATCGAGCTCTAAGAAAGCCCCTTTCTTCGCATATTGTTGATATTGTGTCCAGTCGGCAGTGAAGATCAGGTCAACCGCCTGTCCAGTGGAGAGCAACAATTTATATTTCTGATCCCAATCCGTCCATGTCGTGAAATTGAACTTTACCGTTGCGTTCAAATCCTGCAATGCCATTTCGTTAATTTGCCTCTCAATCTTAGGCAAATCTTTTGGTGCGTTGCCAAGCATATAGAACTGAAGCTCCACCTTCTTGGAAGTGTCAATTCCCGTTGTTTCAGATACTGAATTCGAAGGTGCTGTCGTGGGATTTAGCGACTTATTACTGTTACTACTGCGGCTACATGCTGTGAAGAGCAACATCGACATGATCGATAACCATATAAGGACAATCGCTTTTTTTCGTTTACTTGCCATGTTCATCCTCCTTTATTTAACTGCATTATGTTAGCTGGACTTGCCAGCTCTAACCTTTTACAGCTCCGACAGTCAAGCCTTTAACAAAATAACGTTGAATAAAAGGATATAGAAGTAGGATCGGCCCAGTCACAACGATCGCCATCGACATTTTCATCGCTTCGGTAGGTACGCCCTCAGATAATGTAACGCCGGCTCCCGCTCCAATATTCGTCAGAAATGCCGAAGTATTGATGATGTTATATAGATAAAATTGCAGCTGATATTTCGTGGGATCACTGATAAACAATGCCGATGAGAACCAATCATTCCAATAATGAAGCGCCAAGAACAAACCGATCGTCGCTAGCCCAGGAACAGCCAAAGGAAGCACAATCCGGTAATAGATGACAAAGTCATTGGCCCCATCGATCTTAGACGACTCAATCACTTCATCCGGGACAGCCGAGCTAATAAAGCTTCTCATGAGAATAATTAGAAACGGTGTCATCAAAGATGGCCAAATTAGCGCGGACATCGTATTCGTGAATTTCAAATAATTCGTGATTAGCATGTAATAAGGAACGAGTCCCCCGCCGAACAAGGTCGTGAAATAGATGAAGAACGAAAAGTAATTACGATACTTAAAATCTTTACGCTGGAGCACGTACCCAGCCATTGTAATGAGCAATAATCCAAGCGCCGTACCAGCGACAGTCACAAATATGGTTACTCCGTAAGCACGGAGCACTTCATCGGGCATCTGAAAGATGACCTTATAGCCTTCCAGTGAGAATTCTTTCGGTATTAAGCTGTAGCCCTGGGTCAGTATGGACTCATTGCTGGATAGTGATGCGGACAAGATTAATAGGAAGGGCAAGAGACATAAGATGCTTCCTGTGATAACAACGATGTAAGCGATTAAGCGGAACCATCTTGCCGTGTTGTCCTCTCTGATTTTCATGTTCTACACCTCTTTCAGAATAACGC comes from the Paenibacillus lentus genome and includes:
- a CDS encoding AraC family transcriptional regulator — its product is MTCIYKLNKIRTNGQLYVKLLLAITLCIVVSIFVSSFIYYFTFMRILQNEAFESDLANLRQTGKTVANTTENAQTVAFQIYRNNAISKLLYYNTPNPFDTQAAMLDLNNYLVTMPYIHSIYVYNPLSETYYIASRNGQKGIIHESELQDQDMIQILSNYGQYKPFTPIPRYMHANKETEEIVSIYTYLCYDAIGFNRTINSAVIVNISASWINQGLVGQQDKDKSRTFLIDDRQAILSAEDLTPVMLSASELQLIERLVLNKDSGYTVDRFDHSKSLITYTAPNQYNWHYVRITPYSEITMKLRNMKLKTLLIACLVVTIGVFLAWLVSRFLYVPIHKIESQMKYLESEKRDSSYTLRQNTLRKLIQIQDFNVQAQTGKLRSMGISFDFTKPYRLAYLRIDRFKQLKEEQHNDLLTYKFAIMNIATEICSRQYTVDSIDLEDDSILMLINTFEEFPSPFETHEMMLRDIQNACMEYIRIGLTIVLTPVTENPHDLHAMFKLVKEATSQRFFKGLGSIIEAVPLMSNNKYSFPLGKEKRMLEALAGGKMEEAKALFDEIMQGTVGYSYPVAHGAASHLSVTLDNMLTEIERNSSMQLGLGADFTIPRMDQYETLVELTEAFHTFFDLLNSKLIAKRNGKHEELIHRINDMIEAYYHDPNFSLNYLADELNLSTYHISRVYRQHTLSTIVEMINHTRIKNAKALLTSSRLPISEIAARTGYTNSSYFYRMFKKVTGVTPSEYRNANPPTAE
- a CDS encoding extracellular solute-binding protein, which encodes MNMASKRKKAIVLIWLSIMSMLLFTACSRSSNSNKSLNPTTAPSNSVSETTGIDTSKKVELQFYMLGNAPKDLPKIERQINEMALQDLNATVKFNFTTWTDWDQKYKLLLSTGQAVDLIFTADWTQYQQYAKKGAFLELDDLLPKAAPALQKFVPQEMWEAVRIDDKIYTVPSTYKEYVTGGFVWREDLRKKYNLPTPVDIPTFEAYLEGIKHNEPKLQPVAIGAAVDATLQDAYLDFQRQEVGPMPYGVFASYHAPGEVVSYWGSLEHLEDLQKFKSWADKGYFSKNELNETESIQDKIANGTAAAILSDNPTRYNQTLSKMKSLHPEWELGYTPFGMSNGYATPVHPIHNGFAIPKSSKNPERALAFYEKMVLDERYNLLTQYGVEGVNYTAENGYYKMVGDANSNGFLREGMNGWAWRNPEFMLFEPSHDGVKKIFDELDQIQKPDIYTGFAEDYTEYQAERAALEQVEKQYLFPLLAGQIKDVEAGLHTFMDKAKQAGLEKVQEAYKEQWIAYLKEKGIQ
- a CDS encoding carbohydrate ABC transporter permease, whose product is MKIREDNTARWFRLIAYIVVITGSILCLLPFLLILSASLSSNESILTQGYSLIPKEFSLEGYKVIFQMPDEVLRAYGVTIFVTVAGTALGLLLITMAGYVLQRKDFKYRNYFSFFIYFTTLFGGGLVPYYMLITNYLKFTNTMSALIWPSLMTPFLIILMRSFISSAVPDEVIESSKIDGANDFVIYYRIVLPLAVPGLATIGLFLALHYWNDWFSSALFISDPTKYQLQFYLYNIINTSAFLTNIGAGAGVTLSEGVPTEAMKMSMAIVVTGPILLLYPFIQRYFVKGLTVGAVKG